One window of Cryobacterium arcticum genomic DNA carries:
- a CDS encoding pyridoxine/pyridoxamine 5'-phosphate oxidase has product MSENLRTRLRALPDFPDDLPRFDPASAPADSIELFLTWLDEALAAGVRQPHAFSLATVGDAGLPSSRMLILKNLDAEGWQFATARTSRKGRELAENPRAAMNFYWSELGRQVRVVGSVVELSAEASARDWAERPAADPSPNPAWQLYALRPTEVEFWQASPDRHHIRHRYDLPDQ; this is encoded by the coding sequence GTGAGCGAAAACCTGAGAACTCGGCTGCGTGCCCTGCCCGACTTTCCCGATGACCTGCCGCGCTTCGACCCGGCTTCTGCTCCGGCCGATTCCATCGAACTCTTCCTGACCTGGTTGGACGAGGCGCTCGCCGCAGGTGTGCGCCAGCCACACGCCTTCAGCCTGGCCACGGTCGGCGACGCCGGCCTACCGTCGTCGCGCATGCTGATCCTCAAGAATCTGGATGCCGAGGGCTGGCAGTTCGCCACCGCGCGCACGTCACGCAAGGGTCGGGAACTGGCCGAGAACCCGCGAGCGGCCATGAACTTCTACTGGTCGGAACTGGGCCGACAGGTGCGCGTGGTCGGCTCGGTTGTCGAGCTCTCCGCTGAGGCCTCCGCCCGGGACTGGGCCGAACGCCCGGCCGCCGACCCGTCACCGAATCCGGCCTGGCAGCTGTACGCTCTCCGCCCCACCGAGGTGGAGTTCTGGCAGGCAAGCCCGGACCGCCACCACATCCGCCACCGATACGATCTGCCCGACCAGTAG
- a CDS encoding AzlC family ABC transporter permease gives MSLSFRQSPGTRVGVSIAVATGLYGISFGALSVASGLDVWQTAALSLLLFTGGSQFAFIGVIAGGGTPVAAASAAALLGIRNAVYGMQMNVLLHPRGWRRFAAAHVTIDESLATSTGQTDPLEQKRGFWVAGVGVFVLWNLFTLVGALAGDALGDPKQWGLDGAAVAAFLGLLWPRLRSRDAGAIAVVCALATLLAVPFVPPGIPILVAAVVAGLIGWFGYRDAPPGEGLEPDVDPYPHNDGRGVPS, from the coding sequence ATGTCCCTCTCCTTCCGCCAGTCCCCCGGCACCCGGGTGGGTGTATCGATCGCCGTGGCGACCGGGCTGTACGGCATCTCCTTCGGCGCGCTGTCGGTCGCGTCGGGCCTCGACGTCTGGCAGACCGCCGCGCTGAGCCTGCTGCTGTTCACCGGCGGCTCGCAGTTCGCGTTCATCGGGGTCATCGCCGGCGGCGGCACCCCGGTGGCCGCGGCGAGCGCGGCCGCGCTGCTGGGCATCCGCAATGCCGTGTACGGGATGCAGATGAACGTTCTGCTGCATCCGCGGGGCTGGCGCCGGTTCGCCGCCGCGCACGTGACCATCGACGAGTCCCTCGCCACCAGCACCGGGCAAACCGACCCGCTCGAGCAGAAGCGCGGCTTCTGGGTCGCCGGCGTCGGGGTCTTCGTGCTCTGGAACCTGTTCACCCTGGTCGGGGCGCTCGCCGGCGACGCGCTGGGCGACCCCAAACAGTGGGGCCTCGACGGGGCCGCGGTCGCCGCCTTTCTCGGCCTGCTCTGGCCCCGGTTGCGGTCACGCGATGCCGGCGCCATCGCCGTGGTCTGCGCACTGGCCACCCTGCTCGCCGTGCCGTTCGTGCCGCCGGGCATCCCGATCCTCGTGGCCGCCGTCGTGGCCGGACTCATCGGCTGGTTCGGCTACCGGGACGCCCCGCCCGGCGAGGGTCTGGAGCCCGACGTCGACCCGTACCCGCACAATGACGGACGGGGCGTTCCGTCATGA
- a CDS encoding Lrp/AsnC family transcriptional regulator → MDSLDSEIIGILREDGRISFSALGAAVGLSTNAAAARVRKLEANGVIVGYRAILADDTPLGALGLEAFIDVRLRADADSEAFLHAALGEPEVRDAVHVTGPYDYLLHVWVADTTHLNGLLHRLKKKAGAGQTQTRLALRPPATARE, encoded by the coding sequence ATGGACAGTCTCGACAGCGAAATCATCGGCATTCTGCGCGAAGATGGCCGCATTTCGTTCAGTGCACTGGGCGCCGCGGTGGGGCTCAGCACGAACGCCGCGGCGGCCCGGGTGCGCAAACTCGAGGCCAACGGTGTGATCGTGGGATACCGGGCGATCCTGGCCGATGACACCCCGCTGGGCGCGCTCGGCCTGGAGGCGTTCATTGACGTGCGGCTGCGCGCCGACGCCGACTCCGAGGCGTTCCTGCACGCCGCCCTGGGCGAGCCCGAGGTGCGCGACGCAGTGCACGTGACCGGCCCCTACGACTACCTGCTGCACGTGTGGGTCGCCGACACCACACACCTGAACGGCCTGCTGCACCGGCTCAAGAAGAAGGCCGGCGCGGGCCAGACCCAGACCCGGCTGGCCCTGCGCCCGCCGGCCACCGCGAGGGAGTGA
- a CDS encoding glucose PTS transporter subunit EIIB, with protein sequence MTSKAEQILAGLGGSGNIVDIEACITRLRTEVTDAGLVDEAALKAAGAHGVFRNGTIVQVVVGPEADNLADDIEDLR encoded by the coding sequence ATGACGAGCAAGGCAGAGCAGATCCTGGCGGGCCTCGGTGGCTCCGGAAATATCGTGGATATCGAGGCCTGCATCACCCGGCTGCGTACCGAGGTGACGGATGCCGGCCTGGTGGACGAGGCGGCGCTCAAGGCCGCTGGTGCCCACGGTGTCTTCCGCAACGGAACCATCGTGCAGGTCGTCGTGGGCCCAGAGGCGGACAACCTGGCCGACGACATCGAGGACCTCAGGTGA
- a CDS encoding AzlD domain-containing protein — protein sequence MTLWFWIVVACVAGFLTKLLGYLVPRNWLTNPRVARVAGTLTIGLLASLTVANAVASGQALVLDSRLGALAAAAVALWLKAPFLVVVIVGAAAAAGLRLLGMP from the coding sequence ATGACGCTCTGGTTCTGGATCGTGGTGGCCTGCGTCGCCGGGTTCCTCACTAAGCTGCTCGGCTATCTGGTGCCCCGCAACTGGCTGACCAACCCGCGCGTCGCCCGGGTGGCCGGCACCCTGACGATCGGGCTGCTGGCCTCACTCACCGTGGCCAATGCCGTGGCGTCGGGTCAGGCGCTGGTGTTGGATTCCCGGCTGGGCGCTCTGGCTGCCGCGGCCGTGGCGCTCTGGCTCAAGGCGCCGTTCCTGGTGGTCGTGATCGTGGGTGCCGCCGCCGCGGCCGGGCTGCGGCTGCTCGGGATGCCGTAG
- a CDS encoding ABC transporter permease — MTGFSTFAPTLVGVAALVLLTISVLWGTRTPHPFAPSLAILRGAVQLMLISVVLSGVITSPLWVTVALLVMFSVAAVTAARRLGGRRAHLGLVASAMGAGILTTLLIVFVSGAIEFSPRYALAIGGIVIGNAMSIATLAGRRLTESVNDHWDEVEGWMALGATPRQSTLDLARNAVYSALIPSTDQTKTTGLVTLPGAFVGAIFGGVSPLEAGRFQLVVLASIMAAGSITAVVVVRMLAPVRLRPAALR, encoded by the coding sequence ATGACCGGATTCAGCACCTTTGCCCCGACCCTGGTGGGTGTCGCGGCGTTGGTGCTCTTGACCATTTCGGTGTTGTGGGGAACTCGCACCCCGCATCCCTTCGCGCCCTCCCTGGCGATCCTCCGCGGGGCGGTGCAGCTGATGCTCATCAGCGTGGTCCTCAGCGGGGTGATCACCAGTCCGCTGTGGGTGACCGTGGCGCTGCTGGTGATGTTCAGCGTGGCCGCCGTCACCGCCGCCCGTCGTCTCGGCGGGCGCCGCGCCCACCTCGGGCTCGTCGCCTCGGCGATGGGCGCGGGCATCCTCACGACCCTGCTCATCGTGTTCGTCAGCGGCGCCATCGAATTCTCGCCGCGGTACGCCCTCGCGATCGGCGGCATCGTCATCGGCAACGCCATGTCGATCGCGACACTCGCCGGCCGCCGCCTCACCGAGAGCGTCAACGATCACTGGGATGAGGTGGAAGGCTGGATGGCTCTGGGCGCGACCCCGCGGCAGTCCACCCTCGACCTGGCGCGCAACGCGGTCTACTCGGCGCTCATCCCGTCCACCGACCAGACGAAGACCACCGGACTCGTCACCCTTCCCGGCGCTTTCGTCGGGGCCATCTTCGGCGGCGTCTCACCGCTGGAGGCCGGTCGGTTCCAGCTCGTCGTTCTGGCGTCGATCATGGCCGCCGGCTCGATCACCGCCGTCGTGGTGGTGCGGATGCTCGCGCCCGTGCGGTTGCGCCCGGCAGCGCTCCGCTGA
- a CDS encoding PTS transporter subunit EIIC: MSSTTVDAGTGRKIPGLAQLQRIGRSLMLPIAALPAAGLLLRLGQPDLLGAIPGFETGAAVIASAGGALFDNLPLLFALGVAIGFAKKADGSTALAAVVGYLVFSNVGKAMSPAVMGLPAEGADQVLVNYNVLGGVLMGVVSAVLWQKYHRIKLPSYLAFFGGRRFVPIITAVVALVLGVLLSFVYPAFSSGLTGFGEFVSSNDIWGGFLYGTANRLLIPVGLHHILNSMMWFVIGDYNGATGDLHRFFAGDPTAGSFMTGFFPIMMFALPAGALAIWQEAKPSQKKIVGGIMLTGALTAMLTGVTEPLEFSFMFVAFPLYAIHAVLTGSSLALVNALGIRDGFSFSAGAFDYILNFGLAEKPLLLIPIGLAYAAIYYFLFRFVIRRWNLRTPGRGDDEIAEAGAPDSASATTV, translated from the coding sequence ATGTCCAGCACCACCGTAGATGCCGGGACGGGACGCAAGATCCCCGGCCTCGCCCAGCTCCAACGCATCGGTCGCAGCCTCATGCTGCCCATTGCGGCACTTCCCGCCGCCGGTCTGCTCCTGCGCCTCGGCCAGCCCGACCTACTCGGCGCGATCCCCGGCTTCGAGACCGGGGCGGCCGTGATCGCCTCGGCCGGTGGCGCCCTGTTCGACAACCTGCCCCTGCTGTTCGCCCTCGGCGTCGCGATCGGCTTCGCCAAGAAGGCCGACGGCTCGACGGCGCTGGCGGCCGTGGTGGGCTATCTCGTCTTCAGCAATGTGGGCAAGGCCATGTCGCCGGCCGTGATGGGCCTGCCCGCAGAGGGTGCCGACCAGGTCCTCGTCAACTACAACGTGCTCGGCGGTGTGCTCATGGGCGTCGTCTCGGCGGTGCTCTGGCAGAAATACCACCGCATCAAACTGCCCAGCTACCTGGCCTTCTTCGGCGGCCGCCGATTCGTGCCGATCATCACCGCCGTGGTGGCCCTCGTGCTCGGGGTGCTGCTCAGCTTCGTCTACCCGGCGTTCAGCAGCGGGCTCACCGGCTTCGGCGAGTTCGTGAGCTCGAACGACATCTGGGGCGGTTTCCTCTACGGCACGGCCAACCGGCTGCTGATCCCGGTCGGGCTGCACCACATCCTCAACTCGATGATGTGGTTCGTGATCGGCGACTACAACGGCGCCACCGGCGACCTGCACCGGTTCTTCGCCGGCGACCCCACCGCGGGCTCGTTCATGACCGGGTTCTTCCCCATCATGATGTTCGCCCTCCCGGCCGGCGCCCTGGCCATCTGGCAGGAAGCCAAGCCCTCGCAGAAGAAGATCGTGGGCGGCATCATGCTCACCGGCGCCCTCACGGCGATGCTCACCGGCGTCACCGAGCCGCTCGAGTTCTCCTTCATGTTCGTGGCGTTCCCGCTCTACGCCATCCACGCCGTGCTCACCGGGTCGTCCCTCGCCCTGGTCAACGCGTTGGGCATCCGGGACGGCTTCAGCTTCAGCGCCGGCGCCTTCGACTACATCCTCAACTTCGGACTGGCGGAGAAGCCGTTGCTGCTGATCCCCATCGGGCTGGCGTACGCGGCGATCTATTACTTCCTCTTCCGGTTCGTCATCCGCCGCTGGAACCTGCGCACCCCCGGTCGCGGCGACGACGAGATCGCGGAGGCCGGCGCGCCGGACTCCGCCTCGGCGACGACCGTCTAA
- a CDS encoding LysE family transporter — MEILELFGAGALAGLGVAVPLGAIGLLLVRQGVAGGFVVGAAGAAAVALVDSVYCIVALGAGAVVAPVLGEWGGAAGLLAGAVLVALGVAGLLRERRRPTVSQDQPEHQPGRGSVRRPAPARLFLLMLGLTAVNPATLLYFAALTTALRPTVAAAGGAAAATAFVAGVAIASLAWQLGLVAAGAFWGGRITPRGQVLVGRAGYLLVILLGAGAALAALAAPATA; from the coding sequence ATGGAGATTCTGGAGTTGTTCGGTGCGGGGGCGCTCGCCGGGTTGGGGGTGGCCGTTCCGCTCGGCGCCATCGGGCTGTTGCTCGTGCGTCAGGGGGTGGCCGGTGGGTTCGTGGTGGGCGCGGCCGGCGCTGCTGCGGTGGCGCTCGTGGACAGCGTGTATTGCATCGTCGCGCTGGGCGCCGGGGCGGTCGTGGCGCCGGTGCTGGGGGAGTGGGGCGGAGCGGCCGGGCTGCTGGCCGGCGCGGTACTGGTGGCGCTCGGTGTGGCCGGTCTGCTGCGGGAGCGGCGCCGCCCGACCGTCAGTCAGGATCAGCCGGAGCATCAGCCGGGCCGCGGCAGTGTGCGGCGGCCCGCACCCGCCCGGCTCTTCCTGCTGATGCTCGGCCTCACCGCGGTCAACCCGGCCACCCTGCTCTACTTCGCGGCGCTGACCACGGCCCTGCGGCCCACTGTGGCTGCGGCCGGCGGCGCGGCAGCTGCCACGGCGTTCGTGGCCGGGGTGGCCATCGCCTCGCTCGCTTGGCAGTTGGGGCTGGTGGCGGCCGGGGCGTTCTGGGGTGGCCGGATCACGCCGCGCGGTCAGGTCCTCGTCGGTCGCGCCGGGTATCTCCTGGTGATCCTGCTGGGTGCCGGGGCGGCGCTGGCCGCCCTGGCCGCCCCGGCGACCGCCTAG
- a CDS encoding glucosamine-6-phosphate deaminase, translating into MAEVVILENETAAGILAAAAIRDLIDRQPDAVLGLATGSTPLSVYSALAESLRRDPLDVSRVRGFALDEYVGLPEGHPESYRAVITRDVVEPLGLTPANIQVPNGNPATLATAGVAYENAILAAGGIDLQILGIGRSGHVGFNEPGSSFASITRVKTLTEKTRIDNARFFASPDDVPIHCMTQGLGTIRRARHLILLAFGAEKADAIAASVEGPVTSSKPGSVIQLHPHVTVLVDEAAASRLENIDYYRYAWANKYAGQGI; encoded by the coding sequence GTGGCCGAAGTAGTCATCCTCGAGAACGAAACCGCGGCGGGAATCCTCGCCGCCGCCGCGATCCGCGACCTCATCGATCGACAGCCGGATGCCGTCCTCGGACTGGCCACCGGATCCACCCCGCTCTCCGTCTACAGTGCGCTGGCGGAGTCCCTGCGCCGGGACCCCCTGGACGTCTCCCGGGTACGCGGCTTCGCGCTCGACGAATACGTGGGACTGCCGGAGGGCCACCCGGAAAGCTACCGTGCCGTCATCACCCGCGACGTGGTCGAACCCCTCGGCCTCACCCCCGCCAACATCCAGGTTCCCAACGGCAACCCCGCCACCCTCGCCACGGCGGGCGTCGCCTACGAGAACGCCATCCTCGCGGCGGGCGGCATCGACCTGCAGATCCTCGGCATCGGACGCAGCGGCCACGTGGGGTTCAACGAACCCGGCTCGTCGTTCGCGTCGATCACCCGGGTCAAGACGCTCACCGAGAAGACCCGCATCGACAACGCCCGCTTCTTCGCCTCGCCCGACGACGTGCCGATCCACTGCATGACACAGGGGCTCGGCACCATCCGGCGGGCCCGGCACCTCATCCTGCTCGCGTTCGGCGCCGAGAAAGCGGATGCCATCGCCGCATCCGTGGAGGGCCCGGTCACCTCGAGCAAACCCGGGTCGGTGATCCAGCTGCACCCGCACGTCACCGTGCTCGTCGACGAGGCGGCGGCCTCCCGACTGGAGAACATCGACTACTACCGGTACGCCTGGGCGAACAAGTACGCCGGGCAAGGCATCTAG
- the nagA gene encoding N-acetylglucosamine-6-phosphate deacetylase, which yields MTPLTSGPPPARAAAAPSLPGDAGPETDTPLLIAAGTVILPDREFSPGWVEVRAGLIVGSGGGTPPRPADVTAPHGILAPGFVDAHSHGGGGVSFNDPDTRAAAHRIVATHREHGTTTMMASLVTAPIDEMETLVTALAELVRDGLLAGIHLEGPWLSPAHRGAHAERLLLPPTPQSVDRLMRAGAGAVRMVTIAPELDGGLAAVARIVGYGSVAAIGHTDADYETSRAAIEAGVTVGTHVFNAMRPLHHREPGAALAVLEDPSVFAELIADGVHLHPAVVRLIIESRAKPVFVTDAMAAACADEGDYKLGDLDVTVANGEARLADGTIAGSVLTLSKAVRFAVLTAGVPLAFAVRAATQNPADLLSLTDRGRIHPGLRADLVLLDAALHVTATLHHGTWVPSPSRPAREL from the coding sequence ATGACACCGCTCACCTCCGGCCCGCCGCCCGCCCGGGCCGCGGCCGCCCCGTCGCTGCCGGGTGACGCCGGGCCGGAAACCGACACCCCGCTGCTGATCGCGGCGGGCACGGTGATCCTGCCCGACCGGGAGTTCTCCCCGGGCTGGGTCGAGGTACGCGCCGGCCTCATCGTGGGCAGCGGCGGCGGCACGCCACCCAGGCCGGCGGATGTGACGGCGCCGCACGGCATCCTGGCGCCCGGCTTCGTGGACGCGCACAGCCACGGCGGCGGCGGGGTGAGCTTCAACGACCCGGATACCCGGGCCGCGGCGCACCGCATCGTGGCGACGCACCGCGAGCACGGCACCACCACCATGATGGCCAGTCTGGTGACGGCGCCCATCGACGAGATGGAGACCCTGGTGACGGCGCTCGCCGAGCTGGTGCGCGACGGCCTGCTGGCCGGCATCCACCTGGAGGGGCCCTGGCTCAGCCCGGCGCACCGCGGGGCCCACGCCGAGCGGCTGTTGTTGCCGCCCACCCCGCAGAGCGTCGACAGGCTGATGCGGGCCGGCGCGGGGGCCGTGCGCATGGTCACCATCGCTCCGGAGCTCGACGGCGGCCTCGCCGCGGTAGCCCGGATCGTGGGGTACGGCTCGGTCGCCGCCATCGGGCACACCGATGCGGACTACGAGACTTCCCGCGCCGCCATCGAGGCGGGCGTTACCGTGGGCACCCACGTCTTCAATGCCATGCGTCCGCTGCACCACCGCGAGCCGGGGGCCGCACTGGCGGTGCTGGAGGATCCGTCGGTGTTCGCCGAGCTGATCGCCGACGGTGTGCACCTGCATCCGGCCGTGGTGCGCCTGATCATCGAGAGCCGCGCCAAGCCGGTTTTCGTGACGGACGCCATGGCCGCGGCCTGCGCCGACGAAGGCGATTACAAGCTCGGCGACCTGGATGTCACGGTCGCGAACGGCGAGGCCCGGCTGGCCGACGGCACCATCGCCGGCAGCGTGCTCACCCTGAGCAAGGCCGTGCGCTTCGCGGTGCTCACGGCCGGTGTGCCGCTGGCGTTCGCCGTGCGTGCGGCCACCCAGAACCCCGCCGATCTGCTCTCGCTCACCGACCGGGGCCGCATCCACCCCGGCCTCCGCGCCGACCTGGTGCTCCTCGACGCGGCCCTGCACGTGACCGCCACCCTGCACCACGGAACCTGGGTCCCGTCCCCGTCTCGCCCCGCCCGGGAGCTATGA
- a CDS encoding HNH endonuclease signature motif containing protein — protein sequence MATSNATPDSAPDDTPDDAGRHTGHSATAGVADELDDYADPVAEAIRAVIDPLIENAKVIAAAYAERTRLLAGLDQLGHDRWIIAGLAGDPIESGRNDPDTQKHGPAWNDEELARRALAAEVGCALRMHVQTAGSMIFEATRLLEQFPRFHRALSAGRISWNHVVKMLDVTVALPIDLPEHVLPQLEEMTLTAAEKLTPGKFAKVARELLESLHPIPLQDRVDAGVRERRVVLRPDINGMSWLNAYLKADEAAAIYERLTQIAKTLNDEEDAETDTGTGTGTEAAEAVGVARVGSAEPESDSGGSSATGETTDTSPGTAFRAPQPDAIVCRTRDQRRADTYRDLLLDGIGADGKLGRGIRGTVNITVPVLTLLGHSDQPAILDGYGPIDLETARRLTGTATSFTRILTHPHTGPILSVDRDSYTPPADLRRYVQIRDNTCQRPGCNRQAVNSEIDHTQAWNAGGTTSADNLVSLCRPDHRLKHQSSFSTRQSPDGALTWTTPGGKTYTNPRAHDLVRAALNPITLSLPALNPPALSPPALPPPSLTAPAPNRPTTESSSSPASPPDTDTAPPF from the coding sequence ATGGCCACCTCGAATGCCACACCAGACAGCGCCCCGGACGACACCCCGGATGATGCCGGACGCCACACCGGACACTCCGCCACGGCCGGCGTCGCCGACGAGCTGGACGACTATGCCGACCCGGTCGCCGAAGCCATCAGAGCGGTCATCGACCCGCTGATCGAGAACGCGAAGGTCATCGCCGCCGCGTACGCCGAGCGCACCCGGCTGCTAGCCGGGCTGGACCAGCTCGGCCACGACCGCTGGATCATCGCCGGCCTCGCCGGTGACCCGATCGAGTCCGGCCGCAACGACCCCGACACCCAGAAACACGGCCCGGCGTGGAACGACGAGGAGCTCGCCCGTCGGGCATTGGCGGCTGAGGTCGGCTGCGCGCTGCGGATGCACGTCCAGACCGCCGGCAGCATGATCTTCGAAGCCACCCGGCTCCTGGAACAGTTCCCCCGGTTCCACCGGGCACTGAGCGCGGGGCGGATTAGCTGGAACCACGTGGTGAAGATGCTCGACGTCACCGTCGCCCTCCCCATCGACCTGCCCGAGCACGTACTGCCCCAGCTCGAGGAGATGACCTTGACGGCGGCGGAGAAGCTCACCCCCGGCAAGTTCGCCAAGGTCGCCCGGGAACTCCTGGAATCCCTCCACCCCATCCCCCTGCAAGACCGGGTCGACGCAGGTGTCCGCGAACGCCGGGTCGTGCTCCGGCCCGACATCAACGGGATGTCCTGGCTGAACGCCTACCTCAAGGCCGATGAAGCCGCAGCCATCTACGAACGCCTCACCCAGATCGCCAAGACCCTCAACGATGAAGAGGACGCGGAAACCGACACCGGCACCGGCACTGGCACTGAAGCCGCCGAGGCGGTCGGGGTTGCCCGCGTGGGCAGCGCGGAGCCGGAGAGCGACAGTGGCGGCAGTAGTGCCACCGGCGAGACCACCGACACCTCTCCTGGCACCGCGTTCAGGGCGCCGCAGCCGGACGCCATCGTGTGCCGCACCCGCGACCAGCGCCGCGCCGACACCTACCGCGACCTCCTGCTGGACGGCATCGGCGCCGACGGGAAACTCGGCCGAGGGATCCGCGGCACCGTGAACATCACCGTGCCCGTGCTCACCCTCCTCGGCCACAGCGACCAACCCGCCATCCTCGACGGCTACGGACCCATCGACCTCGAAACCGCCCGGCGCCTCACCGGCACAGCGACGAGTTTCACCCGCATCCTCACCCATCCGCACACCGGGCCCATCCTCTCCGTCGACCGCGACTCGTACACCCCACCGGCCGACCTTCGCCGGTACGTGCAAATCCGCGACAACACCTGCCAAAGACCCGGCTGCAACCGCCAGGCCGTCAACAGCGAGATCGACCACACCCAAGCCTGGAACGCCGGCGGAACCACCAGCGCCGACAACCTCGTCAGCCTGTGCCGACCCGACCACCGCCTCAAACACCAATCCAGCTTCAGCACCCGCCAATCACCCGACGGCGCCCTCACCTGGACCACCCCCGGCGGCAAAACGTACACGAACCCCCGCGCCCACGACCTCGTCCGCGCCGCCCTGAACCCGATCACGCTGAGCCTACCCGCGCTGAACCCGCCGGCGCTGAGCCCGCCGGCGCTGCCCCCGCCCTCGCTGACCGCGCCCGCGCCGAACCGGCCAACGACTGAATCGTCTTCGTCCCCAGCGTCGCCACCCGACACGGATACCGCGCCGCCGTTCTGA
- a CDS encoding PTS sugar transporter subunit IIA produces the protein MTAVEPTVELVTEQTLAPLVVLAPIPGRAVALETVPDPTFAQEIVGPGAAIDPPREVVDAIAPIGGTVLKVFPHAYVIVSPQGVGVLVHLGIDTVELAGAGFTLHVAQGDTVAAGDVIVSYDVPAVVASGRDPIAPVIVLDRTRAEIALSDAVVAGLALTAGDAFLTVNL, from the coding sequence GTGACCGCGGTCGAGCCGACGGTTGAGCTCGTGACCGAACAGACGCTCGCGCCGCTGGTCGTGCTGGCGCCGATCCCCGGCCGCGCTGTGGCCCTCGAGACGGTGCCAGACCCTACTTTCGCGCAGGAGATCGTGGGCCCGGGAGCGGCCATCGATCCGCCCCGCGAGGTTGTTGACGCCATCGCGCCGATCGGCGGCACGGTGCTCAAGGTCTTCCCGCACGCCTACGTCATCGTCTCCCCGCAGGGGGTCGGGGTGCTCGTGCACCTCGGCATCGACACCGTGGAACTGGCCGGTGCTGGATTCACCCTGCACGTGGCGCAGGGCGACACCGTGGCGGCCGGCGACGTGATCGTCAGTTACGACGTACCCGCCGTCGTGGCGTCGGGCCGCGACCCGATCGCTCCCGTGATCGTTCTGGACCGCACCCGAGCCGAAATCGCCCTGTCCGACGCCGTCGTGGCCGGACTCGCGCTCACGGCCGGGGATGCCTTCCTCACCGTGAACCTCTGA
- a CDS encoding GntR family transcriptional regulator — translation MATQLDEGPVLAGGAVPKHTQLRSILLDRVETTLAPHAAIPPERKLMTKYGVSRSTVREAIRQLVEEGVLYRIQGKGTFVAGERVQSDLHLASFTEDMRRRGLVPATVVMTAALIDAPLEVRAALGLKSGAQVYQVERLRLAGGIPMAFERGYYPVALVPGLGEQDLTRSLYATFATEYGLRIDHAEQTAWAETADAPLADSLGTPPGTPLLVFRRTSSAGSTPLEYITSWYRGDRYQIHMTLDLHHEL, via the coding sequence GTGGCGACACAGCTCGACGAAGGACCGGTACTCGCCGGCGGCGCGGTGCCCAAACACACGCAACTGCGCTCGATCCTGCTCGATCGGGTAGAGACCACGCTGGCCCCGCACGCCGCCATTCCCCCGGAGCGCAAGCTCATGACCAAGTACGGTGTGAGCCGGTCGACGGTGCGCGAAGCCATCCGGCAGCTGGTGGAGGAAGGCGTGCTGTATCGCATCCAGGGCAAGGGCACCTTCGTCGCCGGCGAACGTGTGCAGAGCGATCTGCACCTCGCCTCGTTCACCGAAGACATGCGGCGGCGCGGCCTGGTGCCGGCGACCGTCGTGATGACGGCGGCGCTCATCGACGCCCCGCTGGAGGTGCGGGCCGCCCTCGGGCTCAAGTCCGGCGCCCAGGTCTACCAGGTGGAGCGGCTCCGCCTGGCCGGCGGCATCCCGATGGCCTTCGAACGCGGCTACTACCCTGTGGCCCTGGTGCCCGGGCTGGGCGAGCAGGACCTGACCCGGTCGCTCTACGCGACCTTCGCGACCGAATACGGGCTCCGCATCGACCACGCCGAACAGACCGCCTGGGCCGAGACCGCGGATGCGCCGCTCGCCGACTCGCTCGGCACCCCGCCGGGCACGCCCCTGCTGGTTTTCCGACGCACCTCCTCGGCCGGGTCGACCCCGCTCGAATACATCACCTCCTGGTACCGCGGTGACCGGTACCAGATCCACATGACTCTCGACCTGCACCACGAGTTGTAA